The following are encoded together in the Capsulimonas corticalis genome:
- the rpsI gene encoding 30S ribosomal protein S9 yields MATTTRYYGTGHRKNATAKVWLTPGEGNIVVNNKQPLAYFGRVTLEALIRQPLEVTETLGKFDIWAKTLGGGISGQAGAMRHGISKALVEADPDLRPALRKLGFLTRDPRVKERKKAGRKRARRGFQFSKR; encoded by the coding sequence ATGGCAACCACCACACGCTACTACGGCACCGGTCACCGCAAGAACGCCACCGCAAAGGTTTGGCTGACTCCGGGTGAAGGTAATATCGTCGTCAACAACAAGCAGCCGCTGGCTTACTTCGGCCGCGTGACCCTGGAGGCGCTGATCCGTCAGCCCCTGGAAGTCACCGAGACCCTGGGTAAGTTCGACATCTGGGCGAAGACCCTGGGCGGCGGCATCTCGGGACAGGCCGGCGCAATGCGCCACGGCATCTCGAAGGCCCTCGTCGAGGCTGATCCCGACCTGCGCCCCGCGCTGCGCAAACTTGGCTTCCTGACCCGCGACCCGCGCGTCAAAGAGCGGAAGAAGGCCGGACGCAAGCGCGCGCGCCGCGGCTTCCAGTTCAGCAAGCGTTAA
- the infA gene encoding translation initiation factor IF-1 yields the protein MEVEGTIAETLPNAMFRVDLEGGHQILALVSGKIRMNFIKILPGDRVKCELSPYDLTRGRILYRYK from the coding sequence ATTGAGGTAGAGGGAACCATTGCGGAAACTCTGCCGAACGCCATGTTCCGCGTAGATCTGGAAGGCGGACATCAGATTTTGGCGCTGGTCAGCGGTAAGATCCGCATGAACTTCATCAAAATTCTGCCGGGCGATCGGGTGAAGTGCGAGCTTTCCCCATACGATCTGACCCGGGGCCGCATTTTGTATCGTTATAAGTAA
- a CDS encoding Sec-independent protein translocase subunit TatA/TatB, with protein sequence MPIAFGLGAPPEWIIIFAVALIVFGPKKLPEVGRQLGQAMKEFRKIADELTGAVHSVRDEVTSVATTARTDVESAYRGADRSPAIDQRDLMAPAFPETKSADRPIALKLSTAPISDAARDPQSEEHS encoded by the coding sequence ATGCCGATTGCATTTGGCCTTGGGGCGCCTCCCGAGTGGATCATTATCTTCGCTGTCGCTCTGATCGTTTTCGGCCCAAAGAAGCTGCCTGAAGTCGGCAGGCAACTCGGGCAGGCGATGAAGGAGTTTCGAAAGATCGCAGATGAACTCACCGGCGCCGTGCATTCCGTGCGCGACGAGGTGACCAGCGTGGCGACCACGGCGCGGACGGATGTCGAGAGCGCTTATCGCGGCGCGGACCGGTCTCCGGCGATCGATCAGCGCGACCTGATGGCTCCCGCGTTTCCGGAAACCAAGTCCGCCGATCGGCCCATTGCTTTGAAGCTTTCCACGGCTCCTATCAGCGACGCCGCGCGTGACCCGCAAAGTGAGGAACATTCATGA
- the rpsK gene encoding 30S ribosomal protein S11 — MAQKKTTTRQKPKEKKNIAQGIVHIQSTFNNTIVSITDIKGELISWASAGSVGFKGSKKGTPFGAQLAAENAARKAQEHGLRRVDVFVKGPGSGRESAIRALQAVGVEVSLIKDVTPIPHNGCRPPKRRRV; from the coding sequence ATGGCGCAAAAGAAAACGACAACTCGGCAGAAGCCGAAAGAGAAGAAGAACATCGCTCAGGGTATCGTTCATATCCAGAGCACGTTCAACAACACAATTGTATCGATCACCGACATTAAAGGTGAATTGATTTCCTGGGCTAGCGCAGGCAGTGTAGGGTTCAAGGGCTCCAAAAAAGGAACTCCCTTTGGCGCGCAGCTCGCCGCTGAGAATGCCGCCCGCAAGGCGCAGGAGCATGGTCTCCGCCGCGTGGACGTGTTTGTGAAGGGACCCGGATCCGGCCGCGAAAGCGCCATCCGCGCCCTGCAAGCCGTCGGTGTCGAGGTGTCCCTGATCAAGGATGTCACCCCGATCCCGCACAACGGATGCCGACCGCCGAAGCGCCGACGCGTTTGA
- the rplQ gene encoding 50S ribosomal protein L17 — protein sequence MNHRVGGRKFGLPSDQRRALLKGLVRSLLTYQTIKTTETRAKDIRIIAEKIITTARVDTLHNRRQARKYLNDETLVHHLFTQIAPEFKNSTGGYTRMTKIGTRRGDAAPIVQLELLIERELGMPTAPVKIGR from the coding sequence ATGAACCATCGCGTTGGAGGCCGTAAATTCGGTCTTCCCAGCGATCAGCGCCGAGCCCTTCTCAAAGGGCTGGTCCGCTCGTTGCTGACCTACCAGACAATCAAGACCACCGAGACCCGCGCCAAGGACATCCGCATCATTGCGGAGAAGATCATCACCACGGCGCGCGTCGACACGCTTCACAACCGTCGCCAGGCGCGCAAGTACCTGAACGACGAGACGCTGGTCCACCATCTCTTCACGCAGATCGCCCCGGAGTTCAAGAACTCCACCGGCGGTTACACCCGCATGACGAAGATCGGCACGCGGCGCGGCGACGCCGCTCCGATCGTTCAGCTTGAGCTGCTCATCGAGCGCGAGCTTGGCATGCCGACCGCTCCGGTTAAGATCGGGCGGTAA
- the rpsD gene encoding 30S ribosomal protein S4, producing MPISGDARCRQCRREGVKLYLKGTRCYSKKCGIERRNYAPGMHGQGMQKKMTEYATQLREKQKMKRTYRVMEKPFRNYLAEAERKRGVTGENLLALLEVRLDNTIYRLNLASSRAQARQFVTHRHFLVNGKRVNIPSFLVKPGDVITVHDNSRKLAPMLASLSGMGRHIPDWLNFDASTLTGKVVSLPTRDLIDTDVEEQLIVEYYSR from the coding sequence ATGCCAATCAGTGGAGATGCCCGCTGCCGTCAGTGCCGGCGCGAGGGAGTCAAACTATATCTGAAGGGAACTCGCTGCTACAGCAAGAAGTGCGGTATCGAGCGACGGAACTACGCCCCCGGCATGCACGGCCAGGGTATGCAGAAGAAAATGACCGAGTACGCCACCCAGCTTCGCGAAAAGCAGAAGATGAAGCGGACGTACCGGGTTATGGAAAAGCCTTTCCGCAACTACCTGGCGGAAGCCGAGCGCAAGCGCGGAGTGACCGGCGAGAATTTGCTGGCCTTGCTTGAGGTTCGCCTCGACAACACGATTTACCGGCTGAACCTGGCGTCCTCGCGCGCTCAGGCTCGCCAGTTCGTCACCCACCGCCACTTCCTGGTCAACGGCAAGCGCGTCAACATCCCTTCCTTCCTCGTGAAGCCGGGCGACGTGATCACCGTCCATGACAACAGCCGCAAACTGGCTCCGATGCTGGCTTCGCTCAGCGGCATGGGACGTCATATCCCGGACTGGCTGAACTTTGACGCCAGCACGCTGACCGGTAAAGTGGTTTCGCTGCCGACACGCGACCTGATCGATACGGATGTCGAAGAGCAGCTGATCGTCGAATACTACTCCCGTTAA
- the rplM gene encoding 50S ribosomal protein L13, giving the protein MTTFSAKPADMEKSRQWIVLDGTNQSAGRLAAEAARLLRGKHKPEFTPHVDCGDHVIIINADKVRLTGNNKKDEPIYRHTLYPGGIRSVTRGRELEKSSVDALHRIIKGMLPHNTLGANMLKKLRVVAGPEHPHQAQKPTQTA; this is encoded by the coding sequence ATGACAACTTTTAGCGCTAAGCCGGCGGACATGGAAAAAAGCCGCCAGTGGATTGTGCTGGACGGAACCAATCAATCCGCAGGTCGCCTGGCGGCCGAAGCGGCGCGATTGCTTCGCGGTAAGCACAAGCCGGAATTCACCCCGCACGTCGACTGCGGCGATCATGTGATCATCATCAACGCCGATAAGGTCCGCCTGACCGGCAACAACAAAAAAGACGAGCCGATCTACCGGCACACGCTTTATCCCGGCGGTATCCGCAGCGTTACTCGCGGCCGCGAGCTGGAGAAGAGCTCGGTAGACGCCCTGCACCGCATCATCAAAGGCATGCTCCCCCACAACACGCTGGGCGCGAACATGCTGAAGAAGCTGCGCGTCGTCGCCGGCCCGGAACATCCGCATCAGGCTCAGAAGCCGACTCAGACTGCATAG
- the rpsM gene encoding 30S ribosomal protein S13 produces MARIAGVDLPRDKRVEYALLSIFGIGLTSSRDILTKNDISLDTRVRDLTETEVSKLRETIEREFRVEGDLKRQIAINIRRLQEIGCYRGIRHRKGLPVRGQKTKSNARTRRGPRRAVAGKKKIKK; encoded by the coding sequence TTGGCACGTATTGCGGGCGTTGACCTGCCGCGCGACAAGCGGGTAGAGTACGCGCTACTTTCTATTTTCGGGATCGGGCTCACCAGCAGCCGTGATATCCTGACAAAAAACGACATCAGCCTGGACACTCGTGTCCGCGACCTGACGGAGACGGAAGTCTCCAAGCTTCGTGAGACCATCGAGCGCGAATTCCGCGTCGAAGGCGACCTGAAGCGACAGATCGCTATCAACATCCGCCGGCTGCAAGAGATCGGCTGCTACCGTGGGATTCGCCACCGCAAGGGCTTGCCCGTGCGTGGTCAGAAGACCAAGAGCAACGCTCGGACCCGTCGTGGACCGCGCCGCGCCGTTGCCGGTAAGAAGAAAATCAAGAAGTAA
- the map gene encoding type I methionyl aminopeptidase — MGRPKTSEEIEMMRLAGRVVAEALAAMAAAIVPGTTTTLDLDEVAAEVLRKHGAKSAFMGYQPSFSDVPYKHNTCLSVNDEIVHGVPAKNRVLQAGEIISLDMGASVDGWFADAAVTVPVGEISSAAKNLLLVTREALYKGIAQARPGNTIGDIGAAIQKHVERSRYSVVRDLVGHGIGNTVHEEPQVPNYGRPGRGERLRAGMTICIEPMVNIGSREAIHRAGDEWTIFTGDRSLSAHFEHTVAITEDGPDILTLPASEGK, encoded by the coding sequence ATGGGTCGTCCCAAAACTTCAGAAGAAATTGAAATGATGCGGCTCGCGGGCCGTGTGGTCGCGGAAGCGCTCGCGGCGATGGCGGCCGCAATCGTCCCGGGGACGACCACGACGCTGGATTTGGATGAAGTGGCTGCGGAGGTTCTTCGCAAGCACGGCGCCAAATCGGCGTTTATGGGCTATCAGCCCTCATTCAGCGATGTGCCCTATAAGCACAATACATGTTTGTCGGTCAATGATGAGATCGTCCATGGCGTTCCGGCCAAAAACCGGGTGCTGCAAGCGGGCGAGATCATCAGTCTCGATATGGGCGCGTCGGTGGATGGATGGTTCGCCGATGCGGCCGTGACAGTTCCCGTCGGAGAAATTTCATCGGCGGCAAAGAACCTGCTGCTGGTGACGCGTGAGGCTCTGTATAAGGGCATCGCGCAGGCGCGGCCTGGCAATACGATCGGCGATATCGGCGCCGCGATCCAGAAACATGTGGAGCGCAGCCGATATTCGGTCGTCCGTGACCTGGTCGGTCATGGCATCGGCAATACCGTGCATGAGGAGCCTCAAGTTCCCAATTACGGTCGTCCGGGTCGTGGCGAGCGTCTTCGCGCGGGGATGACGATCTGCATTGAGCCGATGGTCAACATCGGATCGCGCGAGGCCATCCATCGCGCAGGGGATGAGTGGACTATTTTTACAGGCGATCGTAGTCTCTCCGCCCACTTTGAGCATACGGTCGCGATTACTGAGGACGGGCCGGACATTTTAACTCTGCCTGCCTCTGAAGGGAAATAG
- the rpmJ gene encoding 50S ribosomal protein L36: MKVRASVKKICDKCKVIKRDGVVRVICVIKKHKQRQG, encoded by the coding sequence ATGAAAGTACGGGCGTCCGTAAAAAAAATCTGCGATAAGTGTAAGGTAATCAAGCGCGACGGCGTCGTGCGCGTTATCTGCGTTATCAAGAAGCACAAGCAGCGACAGGGCTAA
- the truA gene encoding tRNA pseudouridine(38-40) synthase TruA: protein MDQAARILKLTVEYDGTDFFGYQSQGAGERTVQSVLQETVSKIVDHPVILHAAGRTDTGVHALGQIVSFQTTGKIPTQRLAIALNSTLPRDLAVARAEDAPEGFHARFSARSRTYGYLLSTRRTRSAVWGRYSLHCRRPLDRAAMRAAGAMFVGTHDFAAYARGGGSPGPTTVRDLTHLSIRRFGDDRLLVIVTASGFLRTMVRNIVGVLVAVGSGDLEPSAAREILDTKNRIENPVAPAAPHGLFLMRVQY from the coding sequence ATGGACCAAGCGGCGCGGATCTTAAAGCTCACGGTGGAGTACGACGGGACGGATTTCTTCGGCTACCAATCACAGGGAGCGGGAGAGCGGACCGTACAAAGCGTGCTACAGGAAACCGTGAGCAAGATCGTGGATCACCCCGTGATTCTCCACGCCGCTGGCCGCACCGATACCGGAGTGCACGCGCTGGGGCAGATCGTCTCCTTCCAGACTACTGGAAAGATCCCGACACAGCGTCTCGCGATCGCACTCAATAGCACCTTGCCGCGCGATTTAGCCGTCGCCCGCGCAGAGGACGCGCCGGAAGGGTTTCACGCCCGTTTCTCGGCGCGCTCCAGGACTTATGGCTACTTGCTCTCGACCCGGCGCACGCGCTCCGCGGTGTGGGGCCGTTACAGCCTGCATTGCAGGCGACCGCTGGATCGCGCGGCGATGCGCGCCGCGGGCGCCATGTTCGTAGGAACGCATGATTTTGCGGCCTATGCGCGCGGCGGCGGCAGTCCGGGACCGACGACGGTACGAGACCTGACGCACTTGTCGATCCGTCGCTTCGGCGACGATCGCCTTCTGGTGATTGTGACGGCGAGTGGTTTTTTACGAACCATGGTCCGAAATATCGTCGGAGTGCTGGTCGCCGTGGGATCGGGAGATTTGGAGCCGAGCGCGGCTCGCGAGATACTGGATACGAAAAACCGCATTGAGAACCCCGTGGCGCCGGCGGCGCCGCATGGTCTGTTCCTGATGCGCGTGCAATATTGA